The following coding sequences lie in one Rutidosis leptorrhynchoides isolate AG116_Rl617_1_P2 chromosome 6, CSIRO_AGI_Rlap_v1, whole genome shotgun sequence genomic window:
- the LOC139852891 gene encoding uric acid degradation bifunctional protein TTL-like isoform X1, protein MSSTKFGKNEFIACCGSTKFAEQMVANGPFLNYNEAVAAANDIWFNKVDISGWLEAFAAHPQIGQNPSATAHKTSANWSKGEQSTALATATDSTLQELYEWNSRYMQKFGFVLLICASGRTTPEILSELKRRFSNRPIVEFENAAQEQMKITELRLQKLFSNKEFTASTQVQSTASDVTKAEEGRVTILGSHLTAPLTTSDTKSAPKTTRTRPPITTHVLDVARGCPASGIEVMLEMYSGANLAGPVFGNVDNDKWILHGSSTTDKDGRSGQLMKMVNDLSPGVYRISFNTGKYNPHGFFPFVSIVFEIKESQKNEHFHVPLLLSPFSFSTYRGS, encoded by the exons ATGTCTTCAACAAAATTTGGGAAAAATGAGTTCATTGCATGTTGTGGTAGCACTAAATTTGCGGAACAAATGGTAGCTAATGGACCTTTTCTTAACTACAACGAAGCTGTTGCTGCAGCCAATGACATATGGTTCAATAAG GTTGATATAAGTGGTTGGCTTGAAGCATTTGCTGCTCATCCCCAAATTGGTCAAAACCCTTCTGCAACTGCTCATAAAACAAGTGCAAA TTGGAGTAAAGGGGAGCAGTCCACTGCTCTAGCCACTGCAACCGATTCTACCCTacag GAATTATATGAGTGGAATTCTCGATATATGCAAAAGTTTGGATTTGTTTTACTTATATGTGCATCTGGAAGGACTACTCCTGAAATACTATCCGAGTTGAAG CGACGTTTCTCAAACAGGCCAATTGTTGAGTTTGAGAATGCAGCCCAAGAACAAATGAAAATAACTGAATTGCGTCTTCAAAAGCTTTTCTCAAACAAAGAATTTACTGCTTCAACTCAAGTCCAGTCCACTGCAAGTGATGTCACCAAAGCAGAGG aaGGTAGGGTGACTATTTTGGGATCGCATTTGACTGCTCCATTAACAACATCCGATACAAAATCGGCTCCGAAAACTACACGGACCCGCCCACCTATCACAACTCATGTACTAGATGTAGCTCGAGGGTGTCCTGCTTCTGGGATTGAAGTCATGTTAGAAATGTACAGTGGTGCCAACCTGGCAGGACCGGTGTTTGGTAACGTGGATAACGACAAGTGGATTTTACATGGTTCATCAACTACCGATAAAGATGGAAGAAGTGGTCAACTGATGAAAATGGTCAATGATTTGAGCCCCGGTGTGTACAGAATAAGTTTCAACACCGGAAAATATAATCCGCATGGTTTCTTTCCGTTTGTATCGATTGTTTTTGAGATCAAAGAATCACAAAAGAACGAACATTTTCATGTTCCTTTGTTGCTTTCACCTTTTTCATTTTCGACGTACAGGGGCAGCTAG
- the LOC139852891 gene encoding uric acid degradation bifunctional protein TTL-like isoform X2, whose product MSSTKFGKNEFIACCGSTKFAEQMVANGPFLNYNEAVAAANDIWFNKVDISGWLEAFAAHPQIGQNPSATAHKTSANWSKGEQSTALATATDSTLQELYEWNSRYMQKFGFVLLICASGRTTPEILSELKRRFSNRPIVEFENAAQEQMKITELRLQKLFSNKEFTASTQVQSTASDVTKAEGRVTILGSHLTAPLTTSDTKSAPKTTRTRPPITTHVLDVARGCPASGIEVMLEMYSGANLAGPVFGNVDNDKWILHGSSTTDKDGRSGQLMKMVNDLSPGVYRISFNTGKYNPHGFFPFVSIVFEIKESQKNEHFHVPLLLSPFSFSTYRGS is encoded by the exons ATGTCTTCAACAAAATTTGGGAAAAATGAGTTCATTGCATGTTGTGGTAGCACTAAATTTGCGGAACAAATGGTAGCTAATGGACCTTTTCTTAACTACAACGAAGCTGTTGCTGCAGCCAATGACATATGGTTCAATAAG GTTGATATAAGTGGTTGGCTTGAAGCATTTGCTGCTCATCCCCAAATTGGTCAAAACCCTTCTGCAACTGCTCATAAAACAAGTGCAAA TTGGAGTAAAGGGGAGCAGTCCACTGCTCTAGCCACTGCAACCGATTCTACCCTacag GAATTATATGAGTGGAATTCTCGATATATGCAAAAGTTTGGATTTGTTTTACTTATATGTGCATCTGGAAGGACTACTCCTGAAATACTATCCGAGTTGAAG CGACGTTTCTCAAACAGGCCAATTGTTGAGTTTGAGAATGCAGCCCAAGAACAAATGAAAATAACTGAATTGCGTCTTCAAAAGCTTTTCTCAAACAAAGAATTTACTGCTTCAACTCAAGTCCAGTCCACTGCAAGTGATGTCACCAAAGCAGAGG GTAGGGTGACTATTTTGGGATCGCATTTGACTGCTCCATTAACAACATCCGATACAAAATCGGCTCCGAAAACTACACGGACCCGCCCACCTATCACAACTCATGTACTAGATGTAGCTCGAGGGTGTCCTGCTTCTGGGATTGAAGTCATGTTAGAAATGTACAGTGGTGCCAACCTGGCAGGACCGGTGTTTGGTAACGTGGATAACGACAAGTGGATTTTACATGGTTCATCAACTACCGATAAAGATGGAAGAAGTGGTCAACTGATGAAAATGGTCAATGATTTGAGCCCCGGTGTGTACAGAATAAGTTTCAACACCGGAAAATATAATCCGCATGGTTTCTTTCCGTTTGTATCGATTGTTTTTGAGATCAAAGAATCACAAAAGAACGAACATTTTCATGTTCCTTTGTTGCTTTCACCTTTTTCATTTTCGACGTACAGGGGCAGCTAG